Proteins encoded by one window of Salmonirosea aquatica:
- a CDS encoding S41 family peptidase, translating to MNIGKRLSAFGFAVLFLFVVSCKRDAVEPTSQVGVDSLSTSGVQYSSINAWIYEVMQDAYFWSKQMPAQGTLNANANPADYFEKLIYQRATVDRFSGITDDIESLQKEFNGISKIFGIQYQLAAVDQNQSNIGLFLSYVVKGSPAEAAGLKRGDIILKVNGQALTTGNYATLLRSSDNISFNLGKLDGAALVADDQKTYTMTKAEVTENPVGFSAVIDKSQYGKKIGYLVYTQFVPGTDTSPTLYDDQLRKIFGDFKAQGVNELVLDLRFNGGGYISSAETLASLIGKNISTSKVFYKEQWNENYTAYYQKESGPNALDHTFLNEPNNIGANLSRVFVLTSEGTASASELVINGLKPYMTVITVGDHTYGKNLFGTLVSDDKKRWNWGMYVMLGQTANANGESDYGNVNGIAAGYKVDDTVIPFRSFGDDNETLFSKVLNVMGIPASTSARVGATARVTPLSGEFLKDNLQTSEKRMIKTMELK from the coding sequence ATGAATATAGGTAAAAGACTCAGTGCTTTTGGGTTTGCGGTTCTGTTCCTTTTTGTAGTAAGTTGCAAGAGAGATGCCGTCGAGCCCACTTCCCAGGTTGGGGTCGATTCTCTGTCTACTTCGGGCGTTCAATACAGCTCCATCAATGCCTGGATTTACGAGGTGATGCAGGATGCATATTTCTGGTCGAAGCAAATGCCCGCACAGGGTACCCTCAACGCCAATGCCAATCCGGCCGATTATTTTGAAAAACTGATTTATCAACGAGCCACCGTGGACCGCTTCTCGGGCATTACGGACGACATCGAGTCGCTGCAGAAGGAATTCAACGGCATCAGCAAGATTTTTGGCATCCAGTACCAACTGGCGGCGGTGGATCAAAACCAGTCGAACATTGGGCTGTTTCTGAGCTATGTCGTAAAAGGTAGCCCCGCCGAAGCGGCTGGGCTGAAGCGTGGGGATATTATCCTGAAAGTGAACGGACAGGCTCTGACTACCGGTAACTATGCTACCTTACTGCGTAGCAGCGATAATATTAGTTTTAATCTGGGCAAGCTGGACGGTGCCGCGCTGGTAGCCGACGACCAGAAAACATACACGATGACCAAAGCCGAGGTGACCGAAAATCCGGTCGGCTTTTCGGCGGTCATCGACAAATCGCAGTACGGCAAGAAGATAGGGTACCTGGTGTATACCCAGTTCGTACCCGGCACGGACACTTCACCTACCTTGTACGATGACCAGCTTCGCAAAATTTTCGGCGATTTCAAGGCGCAGGGCGTTAACGAACTGGTGCTCGACCTACGCTTCAACGGCGGTGGCTACATCAGCTCAGCCGAAACGCTGGCATCCCTGATCGGTAAAAACATCTCTACGTCCAAGGTATTCTATAAAGAACAGTGGAATGAGAATTACACGGCTTACTATCAGAAAGAAAGTGGTCCCAATGCTCTGGATCATACTTTCCTGAATGAACCGAACAATATCGGAGCCAATCTCAGTCGCGTATTTGTGCTTACCTCCGAAGGTACCGCCTCGGCCAGCGAGCTGGTTATCAACGGCCTCAAACCCTATATGACGGTTATTACGGTGGGTGATCACACGTACGGTAAAAACCTGTTCGGTACCCTGGTGAGCGATGATAAAAAGCGCTGGAACTGGGGCATGTACGTCATGCTGGGACAAACCGCCAACGCCAACGGCGAGTCGGATTACGGTAATGTGAACGGCATTGCTGCCGGCTATAAAGTAGACGATACGGTAATTCCGTTCCGTTCGTTTGGCGACGATAACGAAACGCTATTCAGTAAGGTACTCAATGTGATGGGCATTCCGGCCAGTACGTCGGCCCGCGTAGGAGCGACGGCCCGTGTAACCCCGCTGTCGGGCGAGTTCCTAAAAGACAATCTGCAAACCAGTGAAAAGCGGATGATCAAAACGATGGAGTTGAAGTGA
- a CDS encoding ABC transporter ATP-binding protein, with translation MTLSVQNLRKSYGNHEVLAIPEWSIDDGIYWIQGENGAGKSTLFRTLAGMLPYEGTILLDDRYDLRKQPVEYRLRLNLGEAEPLYPAFLTPADLLAFVAEAKRSPAGQVEELVNALGINFLDQTMGACSSGMIKKTSLALAFLGEPRIIILDEPLITIDQEARGNLFGLIHAYRARGVTFLLSSHQPFEHDDLVITASYALRNKTMMLQNPLAQPNAPEVPS, from the coding sequence ATGACGCTATCCGTTCAAAATCTGCGAAAAAGCTACGGAAACCACGAAGTACTCGCCATCCCCGAGTGGAGTATCGACGACGGAATCTACTGGATACAGGGTGAAAACGGAGCCGGTAAATCCACATTATTCCGAACCTTGGCGGGGATGCTACCTTATGAGGGTACCATTCTTTTAGACGACCGCTACGATCTCCGAAAGCAACCCGTCGAGTACCGCCTGCGATTGAACCTGGGCGAGGCTGAGCCGCTGTACCCCGCTTTCCTGACACCTGCCGATTTGCTGGCGTTTGTGGCTGAAGCCAAACGCAGTCCCGCCGGGCAGGTAGAGGAACTGGTGAACGCACTGGGAATCAATTTTTTGGATCAAACGATGGGCGCATGTTCGAGCGGGATGATCAAGAAGACGTCACTGGCATTGGCCTTTCTGGGTGAGCCGCGCATAATCATCCTCGACGAACCGCTCATCACCATCGACCAGGAAGCCCGCGGCAATCTGTTCGGGCTGATTCATGCCTATCGGGCGCGGGGTGTCACGTTTCTGCTATCGTCGCATCAGCCGTTTGAACACGACGATCTGGTTATTACCGCTTCGTATGCTTTAAGGAACAAAACCATGATGTTGCAAAATCCACTTGCACAGCCTAACGCGCCAGAGGTACCTTCATGA
- a CDS encoding DUF4249 domain-containing protein codes for MLTILHQLPFKKALAWVTIALVSACVTPYEADFKQQPESVVVQGFISNEPGPYIVQLVRPANYSFQGYSIGIQGAKVYITDDVGEREDLVETRDIGQYKTLKLQGITGRTYQLHFEIDGKKYESKPELLREAVAIDHIYHEPFRSIDPITKERQLGGWHVYVDTQDPDERGNYYRWTAMHYKYLLTTCTDCWDIVRCLGPDCIKVANDALNNGRKIARQEVATVPVECRNKYYLEVEQQALSREGYLYFKTIKQLLENTGGVFDVTPSAVPGNMSCLTDPDEQVLGLFGAVGITRVGYVVDRSNAERAACPPVLPYLPPGGIPPPCIPCVESLYRTGQKPRFWDL; via the coding sequence TTGTTAACTATCCTTCATCAGTTGCCCTTTAAAAAAGCTCTCGCATGGGTAACCATTGCCTTAGTTTCTGCGTGTGTGACACCCTACGAGGCTGATTTTAAGCAGCAGCCCGAATCGGTGGTCGTGCAGGGCTTCATTTCCAATGAGCCGGGCCCCTACATCGTCCAGCTCGTACGACCTGCCAACTACTCCTTCCAGGGATACAGTATAGGCATACAGGGGGCCAAAGTGTACATCACTGATGATGTGGGGGAACGTGAGGACTTAGTGGAAACACGGGACATCGGTCAGTATAAAACCTTGAAATTGCAAGGCATTACCGGACGAACCTATCAGCTTCATTTTGAAATAGATGGTAAAAAGTATGAATCAAAGCCTGAACTATTGCGCGAGGCCGTTGCAATCGACCACATTTACCATGAGCCTTTTCGGAGCATCGATCCCATTACCAAGGAACGGCAACTCGGCGGCTGGCACGTCTATGTCGACACTCAGGATCCTGATGAACGGGGTAACTACTACCGCTGGACCGCTATGCATTACAAATACTTGCTTACTACCTGTACCGATTGCTGGGATATTGTCCGCTGCCTGGGGCCGGACTGCATCAAAGTTGCCAATGACGCCTTGAACAACGGCCGGAAAATTGCCCGACAGGAGGTGGCTACGGTCCCGGTGGAATGCCGAAATAAGTATTATCTCGAAGTGGAACAACAGGCACTCTCGCGCGAGGGGTACCTCTACTTTAAGACGATCAAGCAATTGCTGGAAAATACGGGAGGCGTGTTCGATGTGACTCCATCGGCCGTACCGGGCAACATGAGCTGCCTCACTGATCCTGACGAACAGGTACTGGGCTTATTCGGCGCGGTGGGAATCACGCGCGTGGGGTATGTGGTGGATCGCAGCAATGCCGAACGGGCAGCCTGCCCACCCGTCCTGCCCTATCTTCCACCGGGGGGAATACCACCGCCTTGTATTCCCTGTGTGGAAAGCCTGTACCGGACGGGTCAGAAACCCCGTTTTTGGGATTTATAG
- a CDS encoding DUF4249 domain-containing protein has translation MLTFLHQLPFKKALAWVTIALVSACVTPYEADFKQQPENVVVQGFVSNQPGPYTIQLVRPANYSFAGYSIGIQGAKVYITDDTGGREDLVETSAGGQYKTQKLQGVVGRTYQLHFEVDGKNYESRPELLRDAGTIERIYHEPFQSINPITQERQLGGWHVYIDTQDPAERGNYYRWNSVRYKKLVGCGSAKDRYGNPIYFLFCCSDCWDIERCLGPDCINVANDALNNGQKIARQEVATVPVECRDQYYLEVEQQALSRDAYLYWKTIKQLLQNTGGVFDVAPSAVPSNLICISNPQEQVLGFFSAVGITRVGHVVDRRDAERASCPAGLPYPPTGGIPPPCTPCEESLYRTGQKPRFWDF, from the coding sequence TTGTTAACTTTCCTTCATCAGTTGCCCTTTAAAAAAGCCCTCGCATGGGTAACCATTGCCTTAGTGTCCGCCTGTGTGACACCCTACGAGGCTGATTTTAAACAGCAGCCCGAAAATGTGGTCGTGCAGGGTTTTGTTTCAAATCAACCGGGCCCTTACACCATTCAACTCGTACGGCCCGCCAACTACTCCTTTGCGGGATACAGCATTGGCATTCAGGGAGCCAAAGTGTACATTACTGACGATACGGGCGGGCGGGAAGATCTGGTGGAAACGTCGGCCGGCGGTCAGTATAAAACCCAGAAATTGCAGGGAGTTGTCGGCCGCACCTACCAGCTTCATTTTGAAGTGGATGGAAAAAACTATGAATCCCGACCCGAACTGCTGCGCGATGCGGGTACCATTGAGCGCATTTATCACGAACCGTTCCAAAGCATCAACCCGATTACGCAGGAGCGACAGCTTGGCGGCTGGCACGTCTACATCGATACCCAGGATCCTGCCGAACGCGGCAACTACTACCGCTGGAATTCAGTGCGTTACAAGAAGTTGGTTGGGTGCGGCTCGGCAAAAGACAGATACGGTAACCCCATTTATTTTCTTTTTTGCTGTTCAGATTGCTGGGATATTGAACGCTGCCTGGGCCCCGACTGCATCAACGTCGCCAACGATGCGCTCAATAATGGGCAGAAAATCGCGCGGCAGGAGGTAGCCACCGTTCCGGTGGAATGTCGCGACCAGTACTACCTGGAAGTAGAGCAACAAGCCCTCTCCCGGGATGCCTACCTGTACTGGAAAACGATCAAGCAACTACTGCAAAATACAGGCGGCGTTTTTGACGTGGCCCCGTCGGCGGTGCCGAGCAACCTAATCTGTATCAGCAATCCGCAAGAGCAGGTACTGGGCTTTTTCAGCGCAGTGGGCATTACAAGGGTAGGGCATGTGGTGGATCGCCGGGATGCCGAGCGTGCCAGCTGCCCCGCCGGATTGCCTTATCCTCCTACGGGAGGGATCCCACCGCCCTGCACCCCTTGCGAGGAAAGCCTGTACCGGACGGGCCAGAAACCCCGTTTTTGGGACTTCTAG
- a CDS encoding SDR family oxidoreductase, producing the protein MSDTIKTALVTGGSMGIGYGVAEALINQGIKVAITSRSQENADQAAASLNKIKDGYALGLIADVRSLTAQEKAVAEVLDQWGRLDYLIANAGVGHFAPIQEMTDKEWHETIDINLTGVFHSAKASLAALKESQGYFISIASLAGTNFFAAGAAYNASKFGLVGFTQAMMLDVRNDGIKVSTIMPGSVATHFGDHEPSEKDAWKIQPEDIGQIVVDLIKMPARTLPSKVEVRPSMPPK; encoded by the coding sequence ATGAGCGATACAATTAAAACCGCCCTCGTTACGGGTGGCTCCATGGGAATCGGTTATGGCGTAGCCGAAGCCCTCATCAACCAAGGCATTAAAGTGGCCATTACGAGCCGCTCTCAGGAAAATGCCGATCAAGCGGCCGCTTCTCTCAATAAAATCAAAGACGGCTACGCGCTGGGTCTGATAGCTGATGTACGCAGCCTCACCGCCCAGGAAAAAGCCGTTGCCGAGGTACTTGACCAATGGGGTCGCCTGGACTATCTCATCGCCAATGCGGGTGTGGGTCACTTTGCCCCGATTCAGGAGATGACCGATAAGGAATGGCATGAAACCATTGACATTAACCTGACGGGCGTTTTTCACAGCGCCAAAGCTTCCCTGGCCGCCCTAAAAGAATCGCAGGGGTACTTCATCAGCATTGCCAGTTTGGCAGGTACCAATTTTTTCGCCGCCGGAGCCGCTTATAATGCCAGCAAATTCGGGCTGGTTGGGTTTACACAAGCCATGATGCTGGATGTGCGAAATGACGGAATCAAGGTAAGTACCATTATGCCCGGATCGGTGGCCACGCACTTCGGCGACCACGAACCCAGCGAAAAGGACGCCTGGAAAATCCAGCCTGAAGATATCGGGCAGATCGTAGTAGACCTGATCAAAATGCCCGCCCGTACCCTGCCCAGCAAGGTGGAAGTACGGCCTTCGATGCCACCCAAGTAA
- a CDS encoding glutamine--tRNA ligase/YqeY domain fusion protein, whose protein sequence is MTIEEKKEEKSLNFIEEIVEDDIREGKHGGRVLTRFPPEPNGYLHIGHAKSICLNFGLAKKYGGGTNLRFDDTNPTTEDVEYVDSIKYDVRWLGFDWVEERYASDYFDQLYTFATELIKAGLAYVDDSTAEEIAALKGTPTEPGKPSPYRDRSVEENLDLFERMRKGEFAEGSRVLRAKIDLASPNMHLRDPFMYRIKFAHHHRTGDTWCIYPMYDFAHGQSDAIEKITHSICTLEFIPHRALYDWFIKNLEIFPSKQYEFARLNLTYTVMSKRKLLQLVNEGHVTGWDDPRMPTISGLRRRGYTPESIRNFCDRIGVAKRDNLIDMSLLEFCVREDLNKSAARRMVVTDPLKVVVTNFPEDKVEPCQSENNPEQPETGDREMPFTRELYIEQEDFMENPPKKYFRLAPGQMVRLKSAYIIQCNEVVKDADGNVQEVHCTYIENSKSGQDESGLKVKGTLHWVSASEAIPVEIRQYDRLFRVEDPSSEEGDFKDYLNPDSLSVITGYAEPALQSAQPGDSFQFLRKGYFAVDPDSTADKLVFNRTVGLRDNWAKEAGK, encoded by the coding sequence ATGACTATCGAAGAGAAAAAAGAAGAAAAGTCGCTCAATTTCATTGAAGAAATTGTCGAAGACGATATCCGCGAGGGCAAGCACGGCGGCCGGGTGCTCACGCGCTTTCCGCCCGAACCCAATGGGTACCTGCACATTGGCCACGCCAAATCCATCTGTCTGAACTTTGGGTTGGCCAAAAAGTACGGCGGCGGCACCAACCTGCGCTTTGACGATACCAATCCTACTACCGAGGATGTCGAGTACGTGGATTCCATCAAATACGATGTGCGTTGGCTGGGTTTTGACTGGGTGGAGGAGCGCTATGCCTCCGATTATTTCGATCAACTCTATACTTTCGCGACTGAACTGATCAAAGCCGGACTGGCTTATGTGGACGATTCCACGGCGGAGGAAATCGCCGCGTTGAAAGGTACCCCTACCGAGCCCGGCAAACCCAGTCCCTACCGTGACCGCAGCGTGGAGGAAAACCTGGATCTGTTCGAGCGGATGCGGAAGGGTGAGTTTGCCGAGGGGAGCCGCGTGTTGCGGGCCAAAATCGACCTGGCTTCGCCCAACATGCACCTGCGCGACCCGTTCATGTACCGCATCAAGTTTGCCCACCACCACCGCACGGGCGACACCTGGTGCATTTATCCCATGTACGACTTTGCGCACGGACAGTCGGACGCCATCGAAAAAATCACGCATTCGATCTGTACGCTGGAATTCATTCCGCACCGGGCTTTGTACGATTGGTTTATTAAAAATCTGGAGATTTTCCCTTCCAAACAGTACGAGTTTGCCCGCCTGAACCTGACTTACACGGTCATGAGCAAGCGGAAACTCCTCCAACTCGTGAACGAAGGACACGTCACGGGCTGGGACGATCCGCGGATGCCTACTATTTCGGGTCTACGGCGTCGGGGCTACACGCCCGAATCCATCCGTAATTTCTGTGACCGCATCGGGGTGGCTAAACGCGACAATCTCATCGATATGAGTCTGCTGGAATTCTGCGTGCGGGAGGATTTGAACAAGAGCGCCGCCCGCCGGATGGTGGTCACCGATCCCTTGAAAGTGGTCGTAACCAATTTTCCCGAGGACAAAGTAGAGCCTTGCCAAAGTGAAAACAACCCTGAGCAACCCGAAACGGGCGACCGTGAGATGCCTTTCACGCGCGAGTTGTATATCGAGCAGGAGGATTTTATGGAAAACCCGCCCAAGAAGTACTTCCGCCTGGCGCCCGGCCAGATGGTACGCCTGAAAAGTGCCTACATCATTCAGTGTAATGAGGTAGTGAAAGATGCCGACGGCAACGTCCAGGAGGTACATTGCACCTACATCGAAAATAGTAAAAGTGGTCAGGACGAATCAGGCCTGAAGGTGAAAGGGACCCTGCACTGGGTGTCGGCTTCGGAGGCGATTCCCGTGGAAATCCGTCAGTACGACCGCCTGTTCCGGGTAGAAGATCCATCTTCGGAAGAGGGTGATTTCAAAGATTACCTCAACCCCGACTCGCTGTCGGTCATCACGGGATATGCCGAACCCGCTTTACAGTCCGCACAGCCGGGCGATTCGTTCCAGTTTCTGCGAAAAGGGTACTTCGCGGTAGATCCGGATAGTACCGCCGATAAATTGGTTTTCAACCGCACGGTCGGCTTACGCGATAACTGGGCGAAGGAGGCAGGAAAATAA
- a CDS encoding sterol desaturase family protein, with translation MQTFVDYFEHIPSAHRSAILVGGLTLFWLIEGAFPLFRFGYNKWKHAGINIFFTLTTIIVNFAMAFILLKSSDWTIAHDFGILQWLPEMPLWAYMGVGLLLLDLIGAYFIHWLHHKVKWMWRLHLIHHSDAYVDTTTANRHHPGESVFRFLFTTIGVVLVGAPIWLVFLYQAISAGLSQFNHANINLPESVDRVLSWFIVTPNMHHVHHHYVQPYTDSNYSNIFPIWDRLFGTFRRLKGSEIIYGIDTHREPHEHSHIGNLLKIPFQKYRPPVGTAKEAHEPISGMQNK, from the coding sequence ATGCAGACTTTCGTAGATTATTTCGAGCACATACCTTCGGCGCACCGGAGTGCTATTCTGGTCGGAGGCCTTACCTTGTTCTGGCTCATCGAGGGAGCGTTTCCGCTGTTTCGCTTCGGCTATAATAAATGGAAGCACGCGGGAATCAATATTTTCTTCACCCTCACGACCATCATTGTCAACTTTGCCATGGCCTTTATTTTGCTCAAATCGAGCGATTGGACTATTGCTCACGATTTCGGGATATTGCAGTGGCTGCCGGAAATGCCGCTGTGGGCTTACATGGGGGTAGGGCTGCTGCTCCTGGATCTGATCGGTGCATACTTCATCCACTGGCTGCATCATAAGGTGAAGTGGATGTGGCGTCTCCACCTGATTCATCATTCCGATGCCTACGTGGACACGACCACTGCCAACCGCCATCATCCCGGCGAGAGCGTGTTCCGCTTCCTATTCACCACCATCGGCGTAGTGCTGGTAGGTGCCCCGATCTGGCTGGTGTTCCTGTATCAGGCCATCTCGGCGGGACTTTCTCAATTCAACCACGCTAATATCAACCTACCCGAGTCGGTCGACAGGGTACTTAGCTGGTTCATCGTAACGCCCAATATGCACCACGTACACCATCACTACGTGCAGCCTTACACGGATTCTAACTACAGTAATATTTTTCCTATCTGGGATCGCCTGTTCGGGACTTTTAGGCGTCTGAAGGGGAGTGAAATCATCTATGGTATCGATACGCACCGGGAACCGCACGAGCATAGTCACATCGGGAATTTGTTAAAAATTCCATTTCAAAAGTACCGCCCACCCGTGGGGACAGCAAAAGAAGCCCATGAACCGATTTCGGGAATGCAGAATAAATGA
- a CDS encoding T9SS type A sorting domain-containing protein: MKKFFFFILLLCVGTTAYATHLLGGEIQARNISGLTYDITGVIYLDNQNGRPAADAQTEISFCLGDGTQMKAERISSEILPGLLVNRSVYRIRYTYPAPGQYTIATKLDNLTSSIINLGPVPTGGLQMVIQTTLNTTVSNSTAPAPTPTFTTGLRQVFLLPLATTDPDGDSLAYRLVKILVPGQECAPNLPSNNYIFPNEVTRQGTFRLDRPAAKLVWNAPAQIGLYTYAYVTEEWRQGVKIAESWRTNALFVTDQNSSSNPIPPFEPVQVEFEGIITALPPQEFLPTELNMVVYPVPSHEYITVEVSTRRPSTSVIELVDLQGRVLQKKEFKMSAIQHSGEFSVGTLPKGMYLIRARSGQAVLTRKFVR; this comes from the coding sequence ATGAAAAAGTTCTTCTTTTTTATCCTGCTGCTTTGCGTCGGCACCACCGCCTACGCCACCCATTTGCTGGGCGGAGAAATCCAGGCCAGAAACATCAGTGGACTGACCTACGATATTACGGGCGTAATATATCTGGACAATCAGAATGGAAGGCCAGCGGCCGACGCACAGACGGAAATTAGTTTCTGCCTGGGTGATGGTACCCAAATGAAGGCAGAGCGCATTAGTTCGGAAATTTTACCCGGTCTGCTGGTCAATCGCAGCGTGTACCGGATTCGCTACACCTACCCGGCTCCCGGGCAATATACCATCGCAACCAAGCTGGATAATCTCACCAGCAGTATCATTAATCTGGGGCCTGTTCCCACGGGGGGGCTGCAAATGGTGATTCAAACAACTCTGAATACGACAGTATCCAACTCCACGGCGCCAGCCCCTACCCCTACGTTTACCACCGGACTGCGTCAGGTTTTCTTGCTTCCGCTGGCTACCACCGATCCTGATGGTGATAGCTTGGCCTATCGGTTGGTCAAAATCCTAGTACCGGGCCAGGAATGTGCCCCCAATCTTCCGAGCAACAATTATATTTTCCCCAATGAGGTTACCCGACAAGGTACCTTCCGGCTCGACCGCCCGGCGGCAAAGCTGGTCTGGAACGCTCCGGCCCAGATTGGCCTGTATACCTACGCCTATGTGACGGAAGAGTGGCGGCAGGGGGTGAAAATCGCCGAAAGCTGGCGTACCAATGCGCTGTTCGTCACCGATCAGAACAGTTCGTCCAATCCAATCCCGCCCTTTGAGCCGGTGCAGGTTGAATTCGAGGGAATCATTACGGCGCTACCTCCGCAGGAGTTTCTTCCTACTGAACTCAACATGGTGGTGTACCCTGTGCCCAGCCACGAGTACATTACCGTGGAAGTAAGTACCCGCCGACCTTCCACATCTGTAATAGAACTCGTTGATTTACAGGGCAGGGTTTTACAAAAAAAAGAATTCAAAATGTCTGCAATCCAACATTCCGGCGAGTTTTCGGTAGGTACCCTGCCCAAAGGCATGTACCTCATCCGGGCGCGTTCGGGTCAGGCGGTGCTTACGCGAAAATTCGTACGCTAG